One Desulfovibrio fairfieldensis genomic window carries:
- a CDS encoding HD domain-containing protein, producing MKKDNDENKTPAPTATTAKPAPSARKRPSRAKTGGTAKAASAPAAAKAPAAKTPKPVDGAAAHCPVAPVDVAYEPSLPDDPVYTGALVHGRQVEHLAAALFRELAPLHKLDAPWDERLRAAARLHDIGWVEGRKKHHKTSMRLIETDPALVPDETERSLVALLARYHRRAWPSPRHRRFAALGKDDRKCVRRLAALLRLADALDYSRQGLVEDISARIGKKRVELCLQAKAPCPEEMRRAKVKGDLFEAEFGRELRCSCLPQ from the coding sequence ATGAAAAAAGACAACGACGAAAACAAAACACCGGCTCCAACGGCCACAACGGCCAAGCCCGCGCCCTCGGCCAGGAAGCGGCCTTCCCGCGCCAAAACCGGCGGTACGGCCAAGGCCGCATCGGCGCCCGCCGCTGCAAAGGCCCCCGCGGCCAAGACGCCGAAGCCCGTGGACGGCGCTGCCGCGCATTGCCCGGTCGCGCCGGTGGACGTGGCCTACGAGCCCAGTCTGCCCGACGACCCGGTCTACACCGGGGCTCTGGTTCACGGCCGACAGGTGGAGCACCTTGCCGCCGCGCTTTTCCGCGAGCTTGCGCCGCTGCACAAACTGGATGCCCCTTGGGATGAGCGCCTGCGCGCCGCCGCCCGCCTGCACGATATCGGTTGGGTGGAGGGCCGGAAAAAGCACCATAAAACCAGCATGCGGCTTATTGAAACGGATCCGGCCCTGGTGCCGGATGAGACGGAACGTTCCCTGGTGGCCCTGCTGGCACGCTATCACCGGCGGGCCTGGCCTTCGCCCCGGCATCGGCGGTTCGCAGCATTGGGCAAGGATGATCGGAAATGCGTGCGGCGTCTGGCCGCGTTGTTGCGCTTGGCCGACGCCCTGGATTACAGCCGCCAGGGCCTGGTGGAGGACATCAGCGCCCGGATCGGCAAAAAGCGCGTGGAATTGTGCCTGCAGGCCAAGGCCCCCTGCCCGGAGGAAATGCGCCGGGCCAAGGTCAAGGGCGACCTTTTTGAAGCCGAGTTCGGCAGGGAGCTGCGCTGTTCATGCCTGCCGCAATGA
- a CDS encoding Ppx/GppA phosphatase family protein translates to MPAAMKSPTHAAVPADPAGTGEAPGPAVQPGKVLGIFDLGSNSVRLMLVRVGPVNASCTVLNQVKHMVRLGEGVFLHGRLNEEAMQRTVHVLQGMAGMCSAYGVTDIVACATAAVRDADNAPAFLKRVREHTGLTFTVISGREEARLIYLGVASGLEYSEENRLFIDIGGGSTELIVGNSHNFSNLDSVKVGCVRLSNQFFGADDGPVSAARYRQVQDAIRNQLLHAVKRIEGYDLAEAVGSSGTIQNLAAMAAAADQPGLGKKAPEARFLTYDKLLPLADRIRNCTLEERRALPGINPKRADVIVAGAAIVQTLMEELGVESISVSNRSLQNGILLDYLMRTRPDVFPEGIPTREQSVLQLGRLCRFEERHSSHVADLALMLFDSAASLGLHKGGKGRRELLRYAGLLHDVGIFISFENHHAHSHYLIRNKELLGFTDEEIDVLAATVYFHRKRASPKYEIFAQLAPARQEAVRILSLFLTLAERLDKTHCQLVRAAEFQRRGKKLELHIKTVAACPMELREMERSRKLLHKVLGEKVGVRLVPCDV, encoded by the coding sequence ATGCCTGCCGCAATGAAGTCCCCGACCCATGCCGCCGTTCCCGCTGACCCGGCGGGAACAGGCGAAGCCCCCGGACCCGCCGTTCAGCCCGGCAAAGTGCTGGGCATTTTCGACCTGGGCAGCAACTCCGTGCGCCTGATGCTGGTGCGGGTGGGGCCGGTCAATGCCTCCTGCACGGTGCTCAATCAGGTTAAGCATATGGTCCGTCTGGGCGAGGGCGTGTTTCTGCACGGCCGCCTGAACGAGGAGGCCATGCAGCGCACTGTCCATGTGCTCCAGGGCATGGCCGGGATGTGTTCGGCTTACGGCGTTACGGATATTGTGGCCTGCGCCACGGCCGCCGTGCGCGACGCGGATAACGCCCCGGCTTTTCTCAAGCGGGTCCGGGAGCATACGGGGCTGACCTTCACTGTCATTTCCGGACGGGAGGAGGCGCGCCTGATCTATCTGGGCGTGGCCAGCGGCCTGGAATACAGTGAGGAAAACCGGCTGTTCATCGACATCGGCGGCGGCAGCACGGAGTTGATTGTGGGCAATTCCCACAATTTCTCCAATCTGGATTCCGTGAAAGTGGGCTGCGTGCGCCTGAGCAACCAGTTTTTCGGCGCGGACGACGGCCCGGTATCCGCGGCGCGTTACCGCCAGGTGCAGGACGCCATCCGCAATCAACTGCTGCACGCGGTCAAGCGCATTGAAGGTTACGACCTGGCCGAGGCCGTGGGCAGTTCCGGCACCATCCAGAACCTGGCAGCCATGGCCGCTGCCGCCGACCAGCCTGGACTGGGCAAAAAAGCGCCGGAAGCGCGCTTTCTGACCTATGACAAATTGTTGCCCCTGGCGGACAGAATCCGAAATTGCACTCTGGAGGAGCGCCGGGCTCTGCCGGGCATCAATCCCAAACGGGCCGACGTCATCGTGGCCGGAGCGGCCATTGTCCAGACCCTGATGGAAGAGCTGGGCGTGGAGAGCATCAGCGTCAGCAACCGCAGCCTGCAAAACGGCATTTTGCTGGACTATCTGATGCGGACCCGGCCCGATGTCTTCCCCGAGGGCATTCCCACGCGGGAGCAGAGCGTGCTGCAACTGGGCCGCCTCTGCCGCTTTGAGGAGCGCCACTCCAGCCACGTGGCCGATCTGGCCCTGATGCTTTTCGACAGCGCCGCCAGCCTGGGGCTGCACAAAGGCGGCAAGGGCCGTCGCGAACTTCTGCGTTACGCGGGCCTGCTGCATGACGTGGGCATTTTCATTTCCTTTGAGAACCACCATGCCCACAGCCATTATCTGATCCGGAACAAGGAACTGCTGGGCTTCACGGATGAGGAAATCGATGTGCTGGCTGCCACGGTCTATTTTCACCGCAAGCGGGCTTCGCCCAAATACGAAATTTTCGCGCAACTCGCTCCGGCCCGGCAGGAGGCCGTGCGGATTCTTTCCCTTTTTCTGACCCTGGCCGAGCGTCTGGACAAAACCCATTGCCAGTTGGTGCGCGCGGCGGAATTTCAACGCCGGGGCAAAAAACTGGAGCTCCACATCAAAACCGTGGCCGCCTGCCCCATGGAATTGCGCGAAATGGAGCGCAGCCGCAAACTGCTGCACAAGGTGCTGGGGGAGAAGGTGGGCGTTCGTCTGGTACCGTGTGACGTTTAA
- a CDS encoding nitroreductase family protein — MLQFTVDKDKCVSCGACAEDCLPQAIQMLDQYPVIPNEDICMRCLHCLAVCPVGAISILGHSPAESKALKGNLPAPEQVATLMKGRRSVRRYIRKDVDPALLRQVLDVAAQAPTGVNARKLWVTVIDDLEVMDDFRREVYQRLENLVRENRMPENPRRRFFTTAPELWRNGQDPIFRQAPHCILVSNAVDAPCREQDSLIYLSYFELMAQSAGLGTVWCGLLYWCLRLVLPDLLPRLGIPETHELGYAMLFGTPAVHYMRTAEHGPAEIHRVAWSGR; from the coding sequence ATGCTGCAATTTACTGTTGATAAAGACAAATGCGTTTCCTGCGGCGCCTGCGCCGAGGATTGCCTGCCCCAGGCCATTCAGATGCTGGATCAATATCCGGTTATCCCCAATGAGGACATCTGTATGCGCTGCCTGCACTGTCTGGCGGTCTGTCCCGTGGGGGCCATTTCCATTCTGGGGCACAGTCCTGCGGAAAGCAAAGCTCTCAAAGGGAACCTGCCCGCGCCGGAACAGGTGGCGACCCTGATGAAGGGCCGCCGTTCCGTACGCCGCTACATCCGGAAAGACGTGGACCCCGCGCTGCTTCGCCAAGTGCTGGACGTGGCGGCGCAAGCGCCCACGGGCGTCAACGCGCGTAAGCTCTGGGTGACGGTCATTGACGATCTTGAGGTCATGGATGACTTCCGGCGCGAAGTCTACCAGCGCCTGGAGAACCTGGTACGGGAAAACCGTATGCCGGAAAACCCGCGCCGCCGTTTTTTCACCACCGCGCCGGAGCTCTGGCGCAACGGCCAGGACCCCATTTTCCGGCAGGCGCCCCACTGCATTCTGGTTTCCAATGCCGTGGACGCGCCCTGCCGGGAGCAGGATTCGCTGATCTATCTTTCGTACTTTGAACTCATGGCCCAGAGCGCCGGTCTCGGCACGGTCTGGTGCGGCCTGCTCTACTGGTGTCTGCGGCTGGTGCTGCCGGACCTGCTGCCCCGGCTGGGCATTCCGGAGACGCATGAACTGGGCTACGCCATGCTTTTCGGCACTCCGGCGGTGCACTATATGCGCACCGCAGAACACGGCCCGGCCGAAATCCACCGCGTGGCCTGGTCCGGCCGCTGA
- a CDS encoding helix-turn-helix domain-containing protein — protein MRQPELTFHIAREAGLEMVFSRGSALRYPEHTHVASCTLTLVRRGVVCLRRGRTECVYPRGSVYAVARHEPHSPAYSDDFDCVSLCIDLQRCAALRREALKRVCAEYCGLLREKGLLRPEDAGALLTGLNTLLPETGMPVRDGRPPLHPAVSASLRRFELPEEEGADTAPPANELSPFHFIRRFRRELGLTPHKYLVQSRVRAARHLLAHAPSIADLAARLGFCDQSHLDRCFKRALGVSPKAYREACIFWENWG, from the coding sequence ATGCGTCAGCCGGAACTGACTTTTCATATCGCCCGCGAAGCCGGGCTGGAAATGGTCTTTTCCAGGGGCTCGGCCCTGCGCTATCCGGAGCATACCCATGTGGCGTCCTGTACCCTGACCCTGGTACGCCGGGGCGTGGTCTGTCTGCGGCGGGGCCGGACGGAATGCGTTTACCCGCGCGGCAGCGTGTATGCCGTGGCGCGGCATGAGCCGCACAGTCCGGCCTACAGCGACGATTTTGATTGTGTTTCCCTCTGCATTGACCTGCAACGTTGCGCGGCCCTGCGCCGCGAGGCGCTCAAACGCGTCTGCGCGGAGTATTGCGGCCTGCTGCGGGAAAAGGGCCTGCTGCGCCCGGAGGACGCGGGCGCGCTGCTGACCGGCCTGAATACCCTGCTTCCGGAGACGGGAATGCCGGTCAGGGACGGGCGGCCGCCGCTGCATCCCGCTGTCAGCGCATCGCTGCGGCGTTTTGAGCTCCCGGAGGAGGAAGGCGCGGACACAGCCCCTCCTGCAAATGAGCTCAGCCCCTTTCATTTTATCCGCCGTTTCAGGCGGGAACTGGGGCTCACGCCGCACAAGTATCTTGTGCAAAGCCGGGTCCGCGCGGCTCGCCACCTGCTCGCGCACGCGCCGTCCATTGCCGACCTGGCCGCCCGGCTGGGCTTTTGCGATCAGAGTCATCTGGACCGCTGTTTTAAGCGGGCGCTGGGCGTCAGCCCCAAGGCTTACCGCGAGGCCTGCATTTTCTGGGAGAATTGGGGCTGA
- a CDS encoding DMT family transporter, with amino-acid sequence MSARYCSHCYALCAVVLWSSAYVFTKVALASFTPATLGFLRCAVAALALLCLAARRAKPAARDWPIFLLSGILGFSLYLWLFNTGQAGLTAATSCVLISTAPLITAVMAAGLLRERLRPSGWLALALAFAGVLILTLWDGTLSLNDGIFWTLGAAVCISGYNLLQRRYAGRCGTLTLTAWSFVCAALTLSPFAPEAVRRFCLAPWTHSCAVVFLGLFPSALAYLLWAKALALAKSTGTVAAYMFLTPLFSFLLGYAVLAEMPGPETFAGGAVILAGLALFQRGRS; translated from the coding sequence ATGTCCGCCCGTTATTGCAGCCATTGTTACGCGCTCTGCGCCGTCGTGCTCTGGTCCTCGGCGTATGTCTTCACCAAGGTGGCACTGGCTTCGTTCACGCCCGCGACTCTCGGCTTTCTGCGGTGCGCCGTGGCCGCCCTTGCCCTGCTCTGCCTGGCCGCGCGGCGCGCAAAGCCTGCCGCGAGGGACTGGCCCATATTCCTGCTTTCCGGCATTCTGGGCTTTTCCCTGTATCTCTGGCTGTTCAACACGGGACAGGCTGGCCTGACCGCCGCCACGAGCTGCGTTCTGATCTCCACCGCGCCCCTGATCACGGCGGTCATGGCGGCCGGGCTGCTGCGGGAAAGGCTGCGTCCCTCGGGCTGGCTCGCTCTGGCTCTGGCCTTTGCCGGGGTCCTGATCCTTACGCTCTGGGACGGAACGCTTTCCCTCAATGACGGGATTTTCTGGACTCTGGGAGCAGCCGTCTGCATCAGCGGCTACAATCTGCTGCAACGGCGCTATGCCGGGCGCTGCGGCACGCTGACGCTGACCGCCTGGAGCTTCGTCTGCGCCGCGCTGACGCTCAGCCCTTTCGCGCCCGAGGCCGTGCGCCGATTCTGCCTCGCGCCCTGGACGCACAGTTGCGCGGTCGTCTTTCTGGGGCTTTTCCCCAGCGCCCTGGCCTATCTGCTTTGGGCCAAAGCGCTGGCCCTGGCGAAAAGCACCGGCACTGTGGCCGCCTATATGTTTCTGACCCCGCTCTTTTCCTTTTTGCTGGGCTATGCCGTTCTGGCTGAGATGCCCGGACCGGAGACCTTCGCGGGCGGGGCCGTGATTCTGGCCGGGCTGGCATTGTTTCAACGCGGCCGGAGCTGA
- a CDS encoding polysaccharide biosynthesis/export family protein, giving the protein MLKSFRFVLVLLCVGLVCGTGPSARASDSVLPYGANLFQGNFAKSQENGAVAPGDRVVLRLWGGGLNVDGTFTVDAQGRIDLPEVGPLPVAGLAHDKLVDDLRSKLAATGHADTQVYVAPLDARPVSIFVTGGVAKPGRYAGSPNDPVLSFLDKAGGIDPVRGSYRAVNLIRDGKTINSLDLYPFARRGELPSVRLQEGDTLVVGDKGPTVTATGAVRNAARFEFLKGRATGAALMELAEPERRASHVALNGTRNGAPYSTYLPLKELRHLNLEDGDRVQFMADATGNTMMIEVQGAVRGTSRFPVRRGARLKDVQNFIAVEPGRANIKAMYIKRKSVAARQKKAIADSLRRLEETALTASSSSSEESQIRAKEAEMIAKFVERAKSVEPEGVVVLDNGADSGKLVLEDGDVIVIPGKSDVVLVSGEVMVPQAMLWNEDKDLRDYIKGAGGYSNRADRDHVLVMHQNGSVSQNGDAIRSGDQILVLPKVESKNMQAVKDISQVLMQVAVSTGAVLGLPFLQ; this is encoded by the coding sequence ATGCTCAAATCATTCCGCTTTGTTCTCGTTCTCCTTTGTGTCGGCCTTGTCTGCGGGACGGGCCCGTCCGCCCGGGCCTCCGACAGCGTGCTGCCCTACGGGGCCAATCTTTTTCAGGGTAATTTCGCCAAAAGCCAGGAAAACGGCGCGGTGGCTCCCGGCGACCGCGTGGTGCTGCGCCTCTGGGGCGGCGGCCTGAATGTGGACGGCACCTTCACTGTGGACGCGCAGGGCCGCATCGACCTGCCGGAAGTGGGCCCCCTGCCCGTGGCGGGACTGGCCCACGACAAGCTGGTGGACGATCTGCGCAGCAAGCTGGCGGCCACCGGCCATGCCGATACCCAGGTTTATGTGGCTCCGCTGGACGCCCGGCCCGTTTCCATTTTCGTGACCGGCGGCGTGGCCAAGCCTGGCCGTTACGCGGGCTCGCCCAATGATCCTGTGCTCAGCTTTCTGGACAAGGCCGGAGGCATTGATCCGGTGCGCGGCAGTTACCGGGCCGTGAACCTGATCCGCGACGGCAAGACCATCAACAGCCTGGACCTCTATCCCTTTGCGCGCCGGGGCGAGCTGCCCTCCGTGCGCCTGCAGGAAGGCGACACCCTGGTGGTGGGCGACAAGGGCCCGACGGTCACGGCCACAGGCGCGGTGCGCAACGCCGCGCGTTTTGAGTTTCTCAAGGGCCGGGCCACGGGCGCGGCGCTCATGGAACTGGCCGAACCTGAACGCCGGGCCTCGCACGTCGCCCTCAACGGCACGCGCAACGGCGCGCCCTACAGCACCTATCTGCCGCTTAAGGAATTGCGCCATCTCAACCTGGAGGACGGCGACCGCGTGCAGTTCATGGCCGACGCCACGGGCAACACCATGATGATCGAAGTTCAGGGCGCGGTGCGCGGCACGTCGCGTTTTCCGGTGCGCCGGGGCGCGCGCCTCAAGGACGTGCAGAACTTCATCGCCGTGGAGCCGGGGCGGGCCAATATCAAGGCCATGTACATCAAGCGCAAAAGCGTGGCCGCCCGGCAGAAGAAAGCCATTGCCGACTCCCTGCGCCGCCTGGAGGAAACCGCGCTCACGGCCTCGTCCTCCAGCTCCGAGGAATCACAGATTCGGGCCAAGGAAGCGGAGATGATCGCCAAATTCGTGGAACGGGCCAAGAGCGTGGAGCCCGAGGGCGTGGTGGTGCTGGACAACGGCGCGGACAGCGGCAAGCTGGTGCTGGAGGACGGCGACGTCATCGTGATCCCCGGCAAGAGCGACGTGGTGCTGGTCAGCGGCGAGGTCATGGTGCCCCAGGCCATGCTCTGGAACGAGGACAAGGATCTCCGGGATTACATCAAGGGCGCGGGCGGCTACAGCAATCGGGCCGACCGGGATCATGTGCTGGTCATGCACCAGAACGGCTCGGTTTCCCAGAACGGCGACGCCATCCGCTCCGGCGACCAGATCCTGGTGCTTCCCAAGGTGGAATCCAAGAATATGCAGGCCGTCAAGGACATTTCCCAGGTGCTCATGCAGGTGGCTGTGTCCACCGGCGCGGTGCTCGGCCTGCCGTTCCTGCAATAA
- a CDS encoding DVU3141 family protein produces the protein MNRFFCRPSRPRRPSMSVFARILALALPAGFLLAGCGLFSDPPPPPAYQPGPVEAYLISASAGESTTLDDPAFGKSVRVTLDDGFTSAKGEECKRATVLAGQKEAEVVVICRDGEGQWRMAPRVWGQGIDTP, from the coding sequence ATGAACAGATTCTTTTGTCGTCCGTCCCGGCCTCGGCGGCCTTCCATGTCGGTTTTTGCCCGGATTCTGGCTCTGGCCCTGCCCGCGGGTTTTCTCCTGGCCGGTTGCGGCCTTTTCTCCGATCCGCCACCGCCCCCGGCATATCAGCCCGGCCCGGTGGAAGCCTATCTGATTTCCGCCTCCGCCGGGGAATCCACCACGCTGGACGACCCGGCCTTCGGCAAGAGCGTCCGTGTCACCCTGGACGACGGTTTTACCTCGGCCAAGGGCGAGGAATGCAAACGTGCCACCGTGCTGGCCGGGCAGAAAGAGGCCGAGGTGGTGGTCATCTGCCGGGACGGCGAGGGGCAGTGGCGGATGGCGCCGAGGGTTTGGGGACAGGGCATCGACACTCCCTGA
- a CDS encoding molybdopterin-binding protein, translating into MKTIDVRDAVGSVLCHDITRIVPGQSKGPVFRKGHVVREEDIPVLLEVGKEHLFVFEPQPGMVHENEAAARIAAVTAGANILLSEPKEGRINFSAACDGLLRVDVAALSRINSLGEITLATLHSLQRVDKGRDVAGTRVVPLLIDDEKLRALEGMVGSPVVEVLPLRRFQVGMVTTGSEVFYGRIQDGFGPVLRKKFAGLGSSVMGQTLTSDDVEMTASAIAAFLQQGADMVVVTGGMSVDPDDRTPAAIRAAGAEVVSYGAPVYPGAMFLLAYARTPKGRVPVLGLPGCVMYHKASIFDLLVPRLLAGLDVTAEDVAVLGHGGFCSACPECRYPVCPFGK; encoded by the coding sequence ATGAAAACCATTGATGTGCGCGATGCCGTGGGCAGCGTGCTTTGTCACGACATCACCCGCATCGTGCCGGGGCAGAGCAAGGGGCCGGTCTTCCGCAAAGGCCATGTGGTGCGGGAAGAAGACATTCCCGTACTGCTGGAAGTGGGCAAGGAGCACCTCTTCGTGTTCGAACCCCAGCCGGGCATGGTGCATGAAAACGAGGCGGCGGCCCGCATTGCCGCGGTCACGGCCGGGGCCAACATCCTGCTCAGCGAGCCCAAGGAAGGGCGGATCAATTTTTCCGCCGCCTGTGACGGCCTGCTGCGGGTGGACGTGGCCGCGCTCAGCCGCATCAACAGCCTGGGCGAAATCACCCTGGCAACGCTGCACAGCTTGCAAAGAGTGGACAAGGGCCGGGACGTGGCGGGCACCCGCGTGGTGCCGCTGCTCATTGACGACGAAAAGCTGCGCGCCCTTGAGGGCATGGTCGGTTCTCCGGTGGTGGAGGTGCTGCCCCTGCGCCGTTTCCAGGTGGGCATGGTCACCACGGGCAGCGAAGTGTTTTACGGGCGTATTCAGGACGGCTTCGGTCCGGTGCTGCGCAAAAAATTCGCGGGCCTGGGCAGCAGCGTCATGGGCCAGACCCTGACCAGCGACGACGTGGAGATGACCGCGTCGGCCATTGCCGCCTTTCTGCAACAGGGCGCGGACATGGTGGTGGTCACCGGCGGCATGTCGGTGGACCCTGACGACCGCACCCCGGCGGCCATCCGCGCGGCGGGCGCGGAGGTGGTCAGCTACGGCGCGCCGGTTTATCCCGGGGCCATGTTCCTGCTGGCCTATGCCCGCACGCCCAAGGGCCGCGTGCCGGTGCTGGGCCTGCCGGGCTGCGTCATGTACCACAAGGCGAGCATCTTCGATCTGCTGGTGCCGCGCCTGCTGGCCGGGCTTGACGTGACGGCGGAAGACGTGGCCGTGCTGGGACACGGCGGCTTCTGTTCCGCCTGTCCGGAGTGCCGCTATCCCGTCTGTCCTTTCGGCAAATGA
- a CDS encoding molybdopterin-dependent aldehyde oxidoreductase has protein sequence METKTLVVNGIPRRLLVNPDDTLVDVLRGQLQLTSVKVGCGKGQCGACTVILDGKVVRSCITKMRRVPENAAVTTLEGIGTPTCLHPLQHSWIFHGAAQCGFCTPGFIVSAKGLLDENPNPSREDVRDWFQKHHNICRCTGYKPLVDAVMDAAAVMRGEKTLEDIQFKMPADGRIWGSRLPRPSAVAKVTGVAEFGADAAYRMPPDTLHLALAQAKVSHAIIKGIDTSEAEKMPGVYRVLTHKDVKGKNRITGLITFPTNKGDGWERPILNDTKVFQYGDALAIVCADSEANARAAAEKVKFDLELLPEYMSAPEAMAPDAIEIHPGTPNVYYDQNEAKGGETQPFFDDPGNVVAEGSFYTQRQPHLPIEPDVGYAYINDQGQVVIHSKSVGIHLHALMIAPGLGLEFPKDLVMVQNTTGGTFGYKFSPTMEALLGVAVMATGRPCHLRYNYEQQQQYTGKRSPFWTTMRFAANKQGKILAMETDWSVDHGPYSEFGDLLTLRGAQYIGAGYGIPNIRGKGRTVCTNHCWGAAFRGYGAPESEFPSEVLMDMLAEKLGMDPFELRALNCYKEGDTTPTGQTPEVMSLPEMFDIMRPKYEAAKKRAKDLSTPEVKRGVGVALGVYGAGLDGPDTSEAWVELNEDGGVTVGSSWEDHGQGADSGALGTAHEALRPMRIPAEKIRLVMNDTSKTPNSGPAGGSRSQVVTGNAIRVACEMLMEGMRKPAGGFLDYAGMKAEGRPLRYDGKWSAPAKDCDANGQGSPFACYMYGLFMAEVAVEKATGKTQVEKLTCVADIGELCNQLIVDGQIYGGLAQGVGLALSEDYEDIKKQSTMVGAGIPSIQMIPDEMEIVYVKTPRKDGPHGASGVGEMPLTAPHPAIINAIYNACGARITHLPAYPEKVLEAMPK, from the coding sequence ATGGAAACAAAAACGCTTGTGGTCAATGGCATTCCCAGACGATTGCTGGTCAACCCCGACGACACCCTGGTTGACGTGCTGCGCGGGCAGTTGCAGTTGACCAGCGTCAAGGTGGGCTGCGGCAAGGGCCAGTGCGGCGCCTGTACCGTGATTCTGGACGGCAAGGTGGTGCGCTCCTGCATCACCAAAATGCGCCGTGTGCCGGAAAACGCCGCCGTTACCACTCTGGAGGGCATCGGTACGCCCACCTGCCTGCATCCGTTGCAGCATTCCTGGATTTTCCACGGCGCGGCCCAGTGCGGTTTCTGCACGCCGGGCTTTATCGTGTCGGCCAAGGGGCTGCTGGATGAAAATCCCAATCCCAGCCGGGAGGATGTGCGCGACTGGTTCCAGAAACACCACAATATCTGCCGCTGCACCGGCTACAAACCGCTGGTGGACGCGGTCATGGACGCGGCGGCCGTGATGCGCGGCGAAAAAACTCTGGAGGACATCCAGTTCAAGATGCCCGCCGACGGCCGCATCTGGGGTTCGCGCCTGCCCCGGCCCAGCGCCGTGGCCAAGGTCACGGGCGTGGCGGAATTCGGCGCCGACGCCGCCTACCGCATGCCGCCCGACACCCTGCATCTGGCCCTGGCCCAGGCCAAGGTTTCCCATGCCATCATCAAGGGCATCGACACCTCGGAAGCCGAAAAGATGCCCGGCGTGTATCGCGTGCTGACCCATAAGGACGTCAAGGGCAAAAACCGCATCACCGGCCTGATCACCTTCCCCACCAACAAGGGCGACGGCTGGGAACGGCCTATTCTTAATGATACCAAGGTATTCCAGTACGGCGACGCCCTGGCCATCGTCTGCGCCGACAGCGAGGCCAATGCCCGCGCCGCGGCGGAGAAGGTTAAATTCGACCTGGAGCTGTTGCCCGAATACATGAGCGCGCCCGAAGCCATGGCCCCGGACGCCATTGAAATCCATCCCGGCACGCCCAACGTCTATTACGACCAGAATGAAGCCAAGGGCGGGGAGACCCAGCCTTTCTTCGACGACCCCGGCAACGTGGTGGCGGAAGGCAGCTTCTATACCCAGCGCCAGCCCCATCTGCCCATTGAGCCGGACGTGGGCTATGCGTATATCAATGATCAGGGCCAGGTGGTCATCCACTCCAAATCCGTGGGCATTCATCTGCACGCTCTGATGATCGCGCCCGGCCTGGGCCTGGAATTCCCCAAGGATCTGGTCATGGTGCAGAACACCACGGGCGGCACCTTCGGTTACAAGTTCAGCCCCACCATGGAAGCCCTGCTGGGCGTGGCCGTCATGGCCACGGGCCGTCCCTGCCATCTGCGCTACAACTATGAACAACAGCAGCAGTACACCGGCAAGCGCTCGCCTTTCTGGACCACCATGCGCTTTGCCGCCAACAAGCAGGGCAAAATCCTGGCCATGGAAACGGACTGGTCCGTGGACCACGGCCCGTATTCGGAATTCGGCGACCTGCTGACCCTGCGCGGCGCGCAGTACATCGGCGCGGGCTACGGCATCCCCAACATCCGGGGCAAAGGCCGCACGGTCTGCACCAACCACTGCTGGGGCGCGGCCTTCCGCGGCTACGGCGCGCCGGAAAGCGAATTCCCCTCCGAAGTGCTCATGGACATGCTGGCCGAGAAGCTGGGCATGGATCCCTTTGAGCTGCGCGCCCTCAACTGCTACAAGGAAGGCGACACCACGCCCACGGGCCAGACCCCCGAAGTCATGAGCCTGCCGGAGATGTTCGACATCATGCGGCCCAAGTATGAAGCCGCCAAGAAACGCGCCAAGGATCTTTCCACCCCCGAAGTCAAACGCGGCGTGGGCGTGGCTCTGGGCGTGTACGGCGCGGGCCTGGACGGCCCGGACACCTCCGAGGCCTGGGTGGAACTCAATGAGGACGGCGGCGTGACCGTGGGCTCCTCCTGGGAGGATCACGGCCAGGGCGCGGATTCCGGCGCTCTGGGCACGGCGCATGAAGCCCTGCGTCCGATGCGCATCCCGGCGGAGAAAATCCGCCTGGTCATGAACGACACCAGCAAAACTCCCAACTCCGGCCCGGCCGGTGGTTCGCGCTCGCAGGTGGTCACGGGCAACGCCATTCGCGTGGCCTGCGAAATGCTCATGGAGGGCATGCGCAAACCCGCCGGCGGCTTCCTGGACTACGCGGGCATGAAGGCCGAAGGCCGTCCGCTGCGCTATGACGGCAAGTGGTCCGCCCCGGCCAAGGACTGCGACGCCAACGGCCAGGGCAGCCCCTTTGCCTGCTATATGTACGGTCTGTTCATGGCCGAAGTGGCCGTGGAAAAGGCTACCGGCAAAACTCAGGTGGAAAAGCTCACCTGCGTGGCCGATATCGGCGAACTCTGCAACCAGTTGATCGTGGACGGCCAGATTTACGGCGGCCTGGCCCAGGGCGTGGGCCTGGCCCTGTCCGAGGATTATGAGGACATCAAGAAGCAGAGCACCATGGTCGGCGCGGGCATTCCTTCCATCCAGATGATTCCCGACGAAATGGAAATCGTCTATGTGAAGACTCCGCGCAAGGACGGCCCGCACGGCGCGTCGGGCGTGGGCGAAATGCCCCTCACCGCGCCGCACCCGGCCATCATCAACGCCATCTACAATGCCTGCGGCGCGCGCATCACGCACCTGCCCGCCTATCCGGAAAAGGTGCTGGAGGCCATGCCCAAGTAA